Proteins found in one Enterococcus sp. 9D6_DIV0238 genomic segment:
- a CDS encoding DUF1827 family protein has translation MKLIETPINKNLNLEYFYPNITKFVFGSKAIKFFKLYALDRTQIVYADAYDKIDIIMINTKKKIAKAEVDFVIKRLLNATREDVDVHIGIKNKMTEAGYSFSAPRKDIIVIQKNVYAE, from the coding sequence ACCAATAAATAAAAATTTGAATTTAGAATATTTTTATCCAAATATCACAAAATTTGTTTTTGGTTCTAAAGCAATCAAGTTTTTTAAATTATATGCACTAGACCGAACACAGATCGTTTATGCGGATGCCTATGATAAAATCGACATCATCATGATCAATACGAAGAAAAAAATTGCAAAAGCGGAAGTTGACTTTGTGATCAAAAGACTCTTGAATGCAACAAGAGAAGATGTCGATGTACATATCGGCATAAAAAATAAAATGACTGAAGCAGGCTATTCTTTTAGTGCACCTAGAAAGGATATCATTGTAATTCAAAAAAATGTTTATGCTGAGTAA
- a CDS encoding GtrA family protein: MKELFHKYKEVISYLVFGVATTVVNIVVFFICKDLFGIDYKISNTIGWFLSVLFAFFTNKYFVFASQHVDLRAFFKEMLLFYWYRILSFVIDMALMVLMIEWLHISDFWAKMVTQVVVIVLNYFFSKFLIFKNKAS, encoded by the coding sequence TTGAAAGAGTTATTTCATAAATATAAAGAAGTGATTTCTTATTTAGTTTTTGGTGTGGCAACAACAGTTGTTAACATTGTTGTGTTTTTTATCTGTAAAGATCTTTTTGGCATTGATTATAAAATCAGTAATACGATCGGCTGGTTCTTATCTGTCTTGTTTGCATTTTTTACAAATAAGTATTTTGTTTTTGCAAGTCAGCATGTTGATTTGAGAGCATTTTTTAAAGAAATGCTGCTATTTTACTGGTATCGTATTTTATCGTTTGTCATTGATATGGCTCTGATGGTATTGATGATCGAGTGGCTGCATATTTCTGATTTTTGGGCTAAAATGGTCACACAGGTCGTCGTGATCGTATTAAATTATTTCTTTAGCAAGTTTTTGATTTTCAAGAACAAGGCTTCTTAA
- a CDS encoding nicotinate phosphoribosyltransferase — MKRVYKDDSLTLHTDLYQINMMQTYWKLGRADIHSVFECYFREMPFNHGYAIFAGLERLVDYLENLTFSDTDIAYLREVEDYPEDFLTYLKEFEFKCTVRSALEGDLVFNNEPLIQVEGPLAQCQLIETALLNMVNFQTLIATKAARIKSVIGDDPLMEFGTRRAQELDAAIWGTRAAFIGGADATSNVRAGKIFGIPVSGTHAHSLVQSYGNDYDAFMAYAQTHKDCVFLVDTYDTLKSGVPSAIRVAREMGDKINFLGVRLDSGDMAYISKRVREQLDEAGFHEAKIYASNDLDENTILSLKMQKAKIDVWGVGTKLITAYDQPALGAVFKLVSIEDKDGKMKDTIKLSSNAEKVTTPGKKQVWRITRKSDKKSEGDYVTLWDEDPREQEEIYMFHPVHTFINKTVRNFEARAVLQDIFVEGKRVYELPTLEEIKHYAKENLDSLWEEYKRDLNPQKYPVDLSTECWNHKMRLLEKVRVDVKALTENK, encoded by the coding sequence ATGAAGCGAGTTTATAAAGATGATAGTTTAACGTTACATACTGATTTATATCAAATCAATATGATGCAAACATATTGGAAGTTAGGACGTGCAGATATCCATTCTGTTTTTGAATGTTATTTTCGAGAAATGCCGTTTAATCATGGCTATGCAATTTTTGCCGGATTAGAGCGACTAGTCGATTATTTAGAGAATCTAACATTTTCTGACACGGATATTGCGTATCTTAGAGAAGTAGAGGATTATCCAGAAGATTTTCTGACCTACTTAAAAGAATTTGAATTTAAATGTACGGTCCGTTCCGCTTTGGAAGGCGATCTAGTGTTCAATAACGAACCTTTGATCCAGGTTGAAGGACCATTAGCTCAGTGTCAGTTGATCGAAACAGCTTTATTAAATATGGTCAATTTTCAAACATTGATCGCAACAAAAGCTGCTCGAATCAAGTCAGTGATTGGTGATGATCCGTTGATGGAATTTGGGACACGTCGAGCACAAGAGTTGGATGCGGCTATTTGGGGAACACGTGCGGCATTTATCGGCGGGGCAGATGCTACGAGCAATGTGCGCGCAGGCAAAATTTTCGGTATCCCTGTGAGTGGAACACATGCCCATTCACTTGTTCAGTCCTATGGTAATGATTACGATGCGTTCATGGCTTATGCTCAAACCCACAAAGATTGTGTCTTTTTAGTTGATACGTATGATACCTTGAAGTCAGGCGTGCCAAGTGCGATTCGTGTAGCACGTGAGATGGGTGATAAAATCAATTTTCTTGGTGTTCGTTTGGATAGCGGGGATATGGCCTATATCTCTAAACGTGTGCGTGAGCAGTTGGATGAAGCTGGCTTCCACGAGGCAAAAATTTACGCTTCAAATGATCTGGATGAAAATACGATTTTGAGTTTAAAAATGCAAAAAGCTAAGATCGATGTTTGGGGTGTTGGAACCAAGCTGATCACGGCGTACGACCAGCCTGCATTAGGAGCGGTGTTCAAGTTAGTGTCGATCGAAGATAAAGATGGCAAGATGAAAGACACGATCAAGCTTTCAAGCAATGCGGAAAAAGTGACTACGCCAGGGAAAAAACAAGTGTGGAGGATCACACGTAAGTCAGATAAAAAGTCTGAAGGCGACTATGTCACTTTATGGGACGAAGATCCGCGCGAACAGGAAGAAATTTACATGTTCCATCCAGTGCATACATTTATCAACAAGACAGTTAGAAATTTTGAAGCAAGAGCAGTCTTGCAGGATATTTTTGTTGAAGGAAAAAGAGTGTATGAATTACCGACATTGGAAGAAATCAAGCATTATGCCAAAGAAAATCTCGATTCATTATGGGAAGAGTACAAACGAGATCTTAATCCGCAAAAATATCCAGTAGATCTATCGACAGAATGCTGGAATCATAAAATGCGTCTACTTGAAAAAGTCCGTGTTGATGTAAAGGCACTAACAGAAAATAAATAA
- the nadE gene encoding ammonia-dependent NAD(+) synthetase — protein MDSLQKAIIEELGAKSQIDPKEEIRKSIDFMKSYLYKYPFLKTLVLGISGGQDSSLAGRLAQLTMEEMRIETKDNSYQFIAVRLPYGEQADEADAKKALDFIKPDISLRVDIKPAIDASVVSLSETGVSISDFNKGNMKARQRMIVQYAIAGEKSGAVIGTDHAAENITGFYTKYGDGGADILPLFRLNKRQGKALLKELGAPAELYLKIPTADLEDDKPLVADEVALGVTYDDIDDYVEGKEVSAKAKETIENWYKKTQHKRHMPITIFDDFWK, from the coding sequence ATGGATTCTTTGCAAAAAGCGATCATCGAAGAATTAGGTGCAAAATCTCAAATCGATCCTAAAGAGGAAATTCGTAAGAGTATCGATTTTATGAAAAGCTATTTATATAAGTACCCATTTTTAAAAACGTTGGTGTTAGGAATCAGCGGTGGTCAAGACTCAAGCTTGGCCGGAAGATTGGCACAGCTTACAATGGAAGAAATGCGCATAGAAACCAAAGATAATTCTTATCAATTTATTGCCGTTCGCTTACCATATGGCGAACAGGCAGATGAAGCAGATGCCAAAAAGGCGTTGGATTTTATCAAACCAGATATTTCCTTGCGAGTAGATATCAAACCGGCGATTGATGCGAGCGTGGTTTCACTGAGTGAGACGGGTGTTTCAATAAGTGATTTCAACAAAGGTAATATGAAAGCTCGTCAACGGATGATCGTACAATACGCTATTGCAGGTGAAAAATCAGGTGCTGTAATAGGAACAGATCATGCTGCAGAAAATATTACTGGTTTTTACACGAAATATGGTGATGGTGGAGCAGATATCTTACCGTTGTTCCGTTTGAACAAGCGACAAGGCAAAGCTCTATTGAAAGAATTAGGTGCGCCAGCAGAACTTTATTTAAAAATCCCAACTGCAGATCTAGAAGACGATAAGCCGTTAGTAGCGGATGAAGTCGCTTTAGGTGTGACTTACGATGACATTGATGATTATGTGGAAGGAAAAGAGGTTTCTGCAAAAGCAAAAGAGACGATCGAGAACTGGTATAAAAAAACGCAACACAAACGCCATATGCCAATTACGATTTTTGATGATTTTTGGAAATAA
- a CDS encoding cation-translocating P-type ATPase has protein sequence MKKLFKKKRDIDNETFFSSEEKQQGIATEDIRIPEMIKGLSDQEVEALYAEGKYNKETEDLSRTTKQIILDNSLTLFNFINLFLAIAVFAVGYPKNALFFWIIIINTAIGVFQEIHAKRTIDKLSIVNKTEVLALRQGQLKKIFQDDIVLGDVLVLTLGNQVPSDGIVLHGEGMEVDESLLTGESDKILKVNGDKIMSGSFITSGLGFVKITAVGEDNFVSKLSKEAKTEKKSTSELMNSLNLLIKGLTFAIVPIGVLLFWSQYQSTHSFPKTVLGVSGALISMIPEGLMLLTSVAFAVGAANLARKQTLIQRLACIETLARVDTICLDKTGTITDGTLTFKELIPLAGFPSSEIERAMSEMMAGLSDQNATAKVLRKRFPQQQAEWTVKKVMPFSSDRKWSGITFNEKGTFVMGAPEFIYSELPNELRERLAPYNEQGDRVLILIHSDEELTGPILPNEKETVAIFIIADTLRENAADTFSYFAKQDVTLKVISGDNPITVSQIAKQAGIAGAEHFVDMSKVSDSENFNELVEKTTVFGRVTPYQKRELIQALKENGHTTCMTGDGVNDILSLREADVSVAMASGSDAARAVSDVVLLNSDFSSMIQVLNEGRRVINNIERVASMYMVKTIYSAILAVTFIFLLLPYPFAPLQLTPINTLTVGIPSFILALEPNYQRIKGHFLTNILRISVPGALTVVFNILILQLAGIWFGLPHQEVSTMCVLLTGCVGFQVLFRAARPLDLKKKIMIGLLIAAFLVCFLIFGEFFMLTSLFTRNVFFYLPLVLGSRSIFNYISLVMTRVVYEVEKRKENRKIKKKKRVI, from the coding sequence ATGAAAAAATTGTTTAAGAAAAAAAGAGATATCGATAATGAAACGTTTTTTTCATCAGAAGAAAAACAACAAGGAATAGCTACTGAAGATATAAGGATTCCAGAGATGATCAAAGGGCTATCCGACCAAGAAGTCGAAGCACTCTATGCTGAAGGAAAATACAATAAGGAAACAGAAGATCTATCCAGAACAACGAAACAGATCATTTTGGATAATTCATTGACATTATTTAATTTCATTAATTTATTTCTGGCAATCGCTGTTTTTGCTGTAGGATATCCTAAAAATGCGCTTTTTTTCTGGATCATCATCATCAATACAGCAATTGGTGTTTTTCAAGAAATTCATGCGAAACGAACGATCGACAAGCTATCGATCGTCAATAAAACAGAGGTTTTAGCGCTAAGACAAGGGCAATTGAAAAAGATTTTTCAAGATGACATTGTTTTAGGTGATGTGCTCGTTTTGACATTAGGGAATCAAGTGCCATCTGACGGCATCGTTCTTCATGGAGAAGGTATGGAGGTTGATGAATCGCTGTTAACGGGAGAGTCTGATAAGATCCTAAAAGTTAATGGAGATAAAATCATGAGCGGGAGCTTTATCACTTCTGGTTTAGGTTTTGTCAAAATCACAGCTGTAGGTGAAGATAATTTTGTTTCCAAGTTGTCTAAAGAAGCAAAAACAGAGAAAAAATCAACATCAGAGCTTATGAATTCGTTAAATCTTTTGATTAAAGGACTGACTTTTGCGATCGTGCCTATTGGAGTATTGCTATTTTGGTCTCAATATCAATCAACACACTCATTTCCTAAAACAGTCTTAGGCGTATCCGGTGCATTGATCAGCATGATACCAGAAGGATTGATGCTTTTGACTAGTGTGGCATTTGCCGTAGGTGCAGCAAATTTGGCGCGGAAGCAAACGCTGATTCAGCGCTTAGCATGTATCGAAACACTAGCACGTGTGGACACGATTTGTTTGGATAAAACCGGGACGATCACCGATGGAACATTAACATTCAAGGAGCTGATTCCGTTAGCGGGTTTTCCTTCGAGTGAGATCGAGCGCGCGATGAGCGAGATGATGGCGGGTCTGTCCGATCAAAATGCAACTGCAAAAGTACTGAGAAAAAGATTTCCTCAGCAACAAGCAGAATGGACAGTAAAAAAAGTCATGCCGTTTTCTTCTGATCGAAAGTGGAGTGGTATTACATTTAATGAAAAAGGAACTTTTGTAATGGGCGCTCCTGAATTTATTTATTCTGAGCTGCCGAATGAACTTCGTGAAAGACTTGCGCCTTATAATGAGCAAGGCGATCGAGTGTTGATTTTGATTCATTCTGATGAAGAGTTAACGGGTCCGATCCTGCCAAATGAAAAAGAAACGGTAGCTATCTTTATTATCGCAGATACATTACGAGAAAATGCTGCAGATACATTCTCTTATTTTGCGAAACAGGATGTTACTCTAAAAGTTATTTCTGGTGACAATCCAATCACAGTTTCTCAGATTGCCAAACAAGCTGGAATTGCAGGAGCTGAACACTTTGTTGATATGAGTAAAGTATCTGATTCTGAAAATTTTAATGAGCTGGTTGAAAAAACAACGGTTTTTGGTCGAGTAACACCGTATCAAAAAAGGGAACTGATCCAGGCTTTAAAAGAAAATGGTCATACGACGTGTATGACAGGTGATGGCGTAAATGATATTCTTTCTTTAAGAGAAGCAGATGTTAGTGTGGCAATGGCTAGCGGAAGCGATGCAGCTAGAGCTGTGTCAGATGTCGTGTTACTGAATTCAGACTTTAGTTCTATGATCCAAGTATTGAATGAAGGCCGTCGTGTTATCAATAATATTGAACGTGTAGCATCGATGTATATGGTCAAAACGATCTATTCTGCCATTCTTGCAGTGACGTTCATTTTCTTATTATTGCCGTATCCATTTGCTCCGTTACAGTTAACACCGATCAATACGTTAACAGTTGGTATTCCATCATTTATTTTAGCGCTGGAGCCAAATTATCAGCGGATCAAAGGTCATTTTTTGACCAATATCCTTAGAATTTCGGTGCCGGGTGCTTTGACAGTTGTTTTTAATATTTTGATTTTACAATTGGCTGGAATTTGGTTTGGATTGCCGCATCAAGAAGTTTCTACGATGTGTGTTCTTTTAACTGGATGCGTTGGCTTTCAAGTGCTTTTTAGAGCAGCAAGACCTTTAGACTTGAAAAAGAAAATCATGATCGGATTGCTGATTGCAGCATTCTTAGTCTGCTTCTTGATTTTTGGAGAATTTTTCATGCTGACCTCCTTATTCACAAGGAACGTGTTCTTCTACTTACCACTTGTTTTAGGTAGCCGTTCCATCTTCAATTACATTTCATTGGTGATGACTAGAGTGGTTTACGAAGTGGAAAAGAGAAAAGAAAATAGAAAGATCAAAAAGAAAAAACGTGTGATTTAA